From Alcaligenes faecalis, the proteins below share one genomic window:
- a CDS encoding peptidylprolyl isomerase: MNNMRFSLKNRSLSLALMAVMGLGTAQMAQAQSKPAANKAAPAAASQFVDGIAAVVNDEVITLRQVDLEAAQVLEQLKHQKIPAPDQDVLRKQVLQRLINERLEQQEARAMGISVGPQQVDEGVRMISSRNNMTEAQLRAEIEKNGISWEQYRANLKQEILLDQLRMRAVDSSINITDADIDIYLRSQGGSGLGNLGQSAAQRQDAPVSLAQILVRVPEGANSSEEARLRTKAEGLLAQVRSGADFAGLAASSSDGQEALSGGVMGTRSLSDWPDLFAQAVHNLAPGQVSDLIRSGQGFHILKVLERGGAAPSNTSPVASAAAAQSGPMMVTQTHARHILVKLSKVMTSEQARQRIEQLQVRLRNGESFQDLAKRYSEDSSAPQGGDLGWLSPGETVPPFEQAMDKLQPGNDTAVVESQFGWHLIQVIERRTRNMEGEYKRMQARQALFQQRAEPAFEDWLNSLRGRAYIDNRLDPESSTRRR; encoded by the coding sequence ATGAATAATATGCGTTTCAGCTTGAAAAACCGCAGCCTGTCATTGGCTTTGATGGCCGTCATGGGGCTGGGCACGGCCCAAATGGCTCAGGCGCAGTCCAAGCCCGCTGCAAACAAGGCGGCCCCTGCTGCTGCTTCCCAATTTGTGGATGGCATTGCTGCTGTGGTCAATGACGAGGTGATTACCCTGCGTCAGGTTGATCTGGAAGCAGCTCAAGTGCTGGAACAGCTCAAGCACCAGAAAATTCCGGCCCCGGATCAGGATGTGTTGCGCAAACAGGTTTTGCAGCGCCTGATCAACGAGCGCCTGGAGCAGCAGGAAGCTCGCGCCATGGGTATTTCTGTTGGCCCGCAGCAAGTGGATGAAGGTGTGCGCATGATTTCCTCGCGCAACAATATGACTGAAGCCCAACTGCGTGCCGAGATTGAAAAGAATGGCATCAGTTGGGAGCAGTACCGTGCCAATCTGAAGCAGGAAATCCTGCTGGATCAGTTGCGCATGCGTGCGGTCGACAGCAGCATCAATATTACGGATGCCGACATCGATATTTACCTGCGCTCTCAAGGTGGCTCGGGTTTGGGTAATCTGGGGCAGTCTGCGGCACAACGCCAGGATGCACCGGTTAGCCTGGCGCAAATTCTGGTGCGTGTCCCTGAAGGTGCCAACTCCAGTGAAGAAGCCCGTTTGCGTACCAAAGCCGAAGGCCTGTTGGCCCAGGTTCGTTCGGGTGCAGACTTTGCCGGTTTGGCTGCCTCCAGCTCGGACGGGCAGGAAGCCCTGAGCGGCGGCGTAATGGGAACCCGTTCCCTGTCCGACTGGCCTGACCTGTTCGCGCAAGCCGTTCATAACCTGGCTCCCGGCCAGGTTTCTGACCTGATCCGCAGTGGTCAGGGTTTCCATATTCTGAAGGTGCTGGAGCGTGGTGGTGCCGCGCCAAGCAACACCTCGCCTGTGGCCAGTGCGGCAGCGGCTCAATCGGGTCCCATGATGGTGACCCAGACTCATGCCCGCCACATTCTGGTCAAGCTCTCCAAGGTCATGACCTCCGAGCAGGCTCGCCAACGCATCGAGCAGTTGCAAGTACGTCTGCGCAACGGCGAGTCCTTCCAGGATCTGGCCAAGCGTTACTCGGAAGACAGCAGCGCGCCGCAAGGCGGTGATCTGGGCTGGCTCTCGCCCGGCGAGACCGTGCCTCCGTTCGAGCAGGCCATGGACAAGCTGCAACCCGGTAACGATACCGCCGTGGTGGAATCCCAGTTTGGCTGGCACCTGATTCAGGTAATCGAGCGCCGCACCCGCAATATGGAAGGCGAGTACAAGCGCATGCAGGCTCGTCAGGCCCTGTTCCAGCAGCGCGCCGAGCCTGCCTTTGAAGACTGGCTGAACAGCCTGCGTGGCCGTGCTTATATTGATAACCGTTTGGACCCCGAGTCCAGTACCCGCCGTCGCTAA